In a single window of the Desulfovibrio sp. ZJ209 genome:
- a CDS encoding LysR family transcriptional regulator has translation MLDFRLLRHFCAIVTEGQISRAAQTLHISQPTLSLSLKELEEQVGMPLINRSGGKWQVTEHGQLFYQEAQRILAQVEELGKKLRNPYAGASAIFGEVRLGCSGFCTSFVRAVLPPLLRHYPGIRIRLLLADNLTLENTIQKQGLDLALIQLPVIFGNCESVPLRPQHFVSCWSPLLPAPPDRPVSPEALAAHPILLSRRWSNIGAFRPLIIAMQERGLEPHVILDTPFATLIPDFLRTVAAVGIVPENELDKVPAETFAVRPLAIPTLEFRSAIIWHRHSELSPAAAKVVELLRELDAQVAPGA, from the coding sequence ATGCTCGATTTCAGGCTGTTGCGCCATTTCTGCGCCATCGTCACCGAAGGGCAGATCAGCCGCGCCGCCCAGACCCTGCACATCAGCCAGCCCACCCTGAGCCTCTCCCTCAAGGAGCTGGAGGAACAGGTGGGCATGCCGCTCATCAACCGCAGCGGCGGCAAGTGGCAAGTGACCGAGCACGGCCAGCTCTTTTACCAGGAGGCGCAGCGCATCCTCGCCCAGGTGGAGGAGCTCGGCAAGAAACTGCGCAATCCTTATGCTGGCGCGTCCGCCATTTTCGGCGAGGTGCGCCTTGGCTGCAGCGGCTTTTGCACCTCCTTTGTGCGCGCCGTGCTGCCGCCCCTGCTCCGGCACTATCCCGGCATCCGCATAAGGCTGCTCCTCGCCGACAACCTCACGCTGGAGAACACCATCCAGAAGCAGGGGCTGGACCTGGCGCTCATCCAGTTGCCGGTCATCTTCGGCAATTGCGAGTCCGTGCCCCTCCGGCCGCAGCATTTCGTGTCGTGCTGGTCGCCGCTCCTGCCCGCGCCGCCCGACAGGCCCGTGAGCCCGGAGGCGCTGGCCGCGCATCCCATCCTGCTCTCGCGCAGGTGGTCCAATATCGGGGCCTTCCGGCCGCTCATCATCGCCATGCAGGAACGCGGGCTCGAGCCGCATGTCATCCTCGACACGCCTTTCGCGACCCTCATCCCCGATTTTCTGCGGACCGTGGCGGCCGTGGGCATCGTGCCGGAAAACGAGCTCGACAAGGTGCCTGCGGAGACCTTTGCCGTGCGGCCGCTGGCCATTCCCACGCTGGAGTTCCGCTCGGCCATCATCTGGCACAGGCACAGCGAGCTTTCGCCCGCGGCCGCCAAGGTGGTGGAGCTTTTGCGCGAGCTGGACGCACAGGTCGCCCCCGGCGCGTAA
- a CDS encoding TIGR04076 family protein, which produces MKEYPANRLPLSMGNAREPLRITVVRTTELKDIYGDTPPTGLCGQPETTCPRFKAGDSYMVTDKGGKPPADFPCAWAWHDLFQVVLGLQLGGNYPEFEDGVYYASCTNGLHPVFFRLERAE; this is translated from the coding sequence ATGAAAGAGTACCCGGCCAACCGTTTGCCCCTCTCCATGGGGAATGCCAGAGAGCCCCTGCGCATCACCGTGGTGCGCACGACGGAACTCAAGGATATTTACGGCGACACGCCGCCCACGGGCCTGTGCGGCCAGCCGGAGACCACGTGTCCCCGCTTCAAGGCGGGTGACAGCTACATGGTGACGGACAAGGGCGGCAAGCCCCCGGCCGACTTTCCCTGCGCCTGGGCGTGGCATGACCTCTTCCAGGTGGTGCTGGGCCTGCAACTCGGCGGCAATTATCCCGAATTTGAGGACGGCGTTTATTACGCCTCCTGCACCAACGGGCTGCACCCGGTCTTTTTCAGGCTGGAACGCGCGGAGTAA
- a CDS encoding amidohydrolase family protein — translation MQIIDFRCRPPFDAMTRDWIFALDDKPGKPGLRAKYQKMGMELPPSLLGRSMEEFLKECDKAHISKTVVPLRRLPTQNNDHLGELLRAYPGRFIGFAGVQPLEEGIAGALAQIVLHVVGGPCRGVYMEPGLDPHPWAVDDASIFPIYEFCQQHDIPVCLLYGGVFHQKTPPSYDLYEPRRIERVARRFPELRILLSHACWPFTTLACAVALNWENVWLSPDGFMIDHPGSQDYVVAANYRLQDKIIFGSLYPSMPMEFAVARVKELLRPEVWDKVFYENAARYLGEPDGQPTKDA, via the coding sequence ATGCAGATTATCGACTTTCGTTGCCGGCCGCCCTTCGACGCCATGACCAGAGACTGGATATTCGCGCTGGACGACAAGCCGGGCAAGCCGGGTCTGCGCGCCAAGTACCAAAAAATGGGCATGGAACTGCCGCCCTCGCTGCTCGGGCGCTCCATGGAGGAATTCCTGAAGGAATGCGACAAGGCCCACATCAGCAAGACCGTGGTCCCCCTGCGCCGGCTCCCCACCCAGAACAACGACCACCTGGGCGAGCTTTTGCGCGCCTATCCCGGCCGCTTTATCGGCTTCGCGGGGGTGCAGCCGCTGGAGGAGGGTATCGCGGGGGCGCTCGCGCAAATCGTGCTCCATGTGGTGGGGGGGCCGTGCCGCGGCGTCTACATGGAGCCCGGCCTTGACCCGCACCCCTGGGCCGTGGACGACGCCAGCATCTTTCCCATCTACGAATTCTGCCAGCAGCATGACATCCCCGTGTGCCTGCTCTATGGCGGGGTCTTTCACCAGAAAACGCCCCCGAGCTACGACCTCTACGAACCGCGCCGCATCGAGCGCGTGGCCCGTCGCTTCCCGGAGCTGCGCATCCTGCTTTCGCACGCCTGCTGGCCCTTCACGACGCTCGCCTGCGCGGTTGCCCTCAACTGGGAGAATGTCTGGCTCTCGCCGGACGGCTTCATGATCGACCATCCCGGCTCGCAGGACTATGTGGTGGCCGCCAACTACCGGCTGCAGGACAAGATCATCTTCGGCAGCCTCTACCCGAGCATGCCCATGGAATTCGCCGTCGCCCGTGTCAAGGAACTTTTGCGGCCCGAAGTGTGGGACAAGGTTTTTTATGAAAACGCGGCCCGCTATCTGGGAGAACCGGACGGGCAACCCACGAAGGACGCCTGA
- a CDS encoding amidohydrolase family protein → MIIDFRLRPPFGDYVKLGMYTNKARCASYAANIGEPLAKSIAEESMELLLEDMDENGIDMGVATGRVAHFAGGMENATVIELVEKYPKRFIGFAGLNPLDWRWSLKELQKTVVDGPLKGVVLEPGAARPAMYGDDALLYPIYAECEKHDITVMVMLGGNAGPNVDFSFPRIIHKIASDFPTVKFIVSHGGWPWVQAVLGVCFVRENIWLSPDLYIFNQPGFQDYVTGAKSYMKDRILYASAYPFLPLTCVHQFKTLFPKELLHKLLYENAAKLLGLPLEKGEGNGN, encoded by the coding sequence ATGATCATCGATTTCAGGCTCCGGCCGCCCTTTGGCGACTATGTCAAGCTGGGCATGTACACCAACAAGGCGCGCTGCGCCAGCTACGCGGCCAATATCGGTGAGCCGCTGGCCAAATCCATCGCCGAGGAGTCCATGGAGCTCCTGCTGGAGGACATGGACGAAAACGGCATCGACATGGGCGTGGCTACGGGACGGGTGGCGCACTTTGCGGGCGGCATGGAAAACGCCACGGTGATCGAGCTGGTGGAAAAATATCCCAAGCGCTTCATCGGCTTCGCTGGCCTCAACCCGCTCGACTGGCGCTGGTCCCTGAAGGAACTCCAGAAAACCGTTGTGGACGGCCCCCTGAAGGGCGTGGTGCTGGAGCCGGGCGCGGCAAGGCCGGCCATGTATGGCGACGACGCCCTGCTCTATCCCATCTATGCGGAATGCGAGAAGCACGACATCACGGTGATGGTGATGCTCGGCGGCAATGCCGGGCCCAATGTGGATTTCAGCTTTCCGCGCATCATCCACAAGATCGCGTCGGACTTTCCCACGGTGAAGTTCATCGTTTCCCACGGGGGCTGGCCCTGGGTGCAGGCGGTGCTCGGCGTGTGCTTCGTGCGGGAGAATATCTGGCTGAGCCCGGACCTCTATATTTTCAACCAACCGGGCTTCCAGGACTATGTCACGGGGGCGAAATCCTACATGAAGGACCGCATCCTCTATGCTTCGGCCTATCCCTTCCTGCCGCTGACCTGCGTGCACCAGTTCAAGACCCTGTTCCCGAAGGAGCTTCTCCACAAATTGCTTTATGAGAATGCGGCGAAGCTCCTGGGGCTGCCGCTGGAGAAAGGAGAAGGCAATGGTAATTGA
- a CDS encoding TRAP transporter fused permease subunit, which translates to MPLVIVALCFIAYGLFGADLPGAFGHVPITPEAMIEQLFLLTEGIYGVAIGAAATMIFAFVLFGAFLEVSNMSSVFMDLSCVLTRKAKGGPAKVAIFASALFGTISGSAQANVYGTGIFTIPLMKKVGYSAPFAGAVEACASTGGQLMPPIMGAAAFIMADITQVGYLTIAKSALLPSILFYLSLYAMIHFEAVKHNIGTMPASEIPPLSSVTRRLYYLLPLAFLIVMMLLGRSVNFSAFAGCGVIFLLSLFREETRLTPRRLQKVAVTATRNTLMITCACACAGIVVGIISLTGGGFKLINILMSFVDGNLPLLLVMLMLTCFIVGMGVPTAPAYIIVSVLAAPAMIKLGVPMIGAHMFCLYYAVLSTITPPVCMAAFSAASIADANAMSTGFTAVKLGAIAFIIPFFFVYQPELLFQGSFTDIVMATVTAIVGVIGMTAGLQRQFLTSCGIVESALLFAGGLCCIYPGSRTDLIGLGLILGIGLFQYWRRQPRHGEPARAE; encoded by the coding sequence CTGCCCCTTGTCATTGTGGCGCTCTGCTTCATCGCCTATGGCCTGTTCGGGGCGGACCTTCCCGGCGCCTTCGGCCATGTGCCCATCACGCCGGAGGCCATGATCGAGCAGCTTTTCCTGCTCACCGAAGGCATCTACGGCGTGGCCATCGGCGCGGCAGCCACCATGATCTTCGCCTTTGTGCTCTTCGGGGCCTTTCTCGAAGTCTCCAACATGAGCAGCGTCTTCATGGACCTCTCGTGCGTGCTGACCAGAAAGGCCAAGGGCGGCCCGGCCAAGGTGGCCATTTTCGCCTCGGCGCTTTTCGGCACCATCTCCGGCTCGGCGCAGGCCAATGTCTACGGTACGGGCATTTTCACCATCCCGCTGATGAAGAAGGTAGGCTATTCAGCGCCCTTCGCCGGTGCCGTGGAAGCCTGCGCCTCCACGGGCGGCCAGCTCATGCCGCCCATCATGGGCGCGGCGGCCTTCATCATGGCCGACATCACCCAGGTGGGCTACCTCACCATCGCCAAATCGGCGCTTCTGCCCTCCATCCTGTTCTATCTTTCGCTTTACGCCATGATCCATTTCGAGGCCGTGAAGCACAATATCGGCACCATGCCGGCGAGCGAGATACCGCCGCTTTCGTCGGTGACGCGGCGCCTCTACTACCTGCTGCCGCTGGCCTTCCTCATCGTGATGATGCTGCTCGGGCGCAGCGTGAACTTCTCGGCCTTCGCGGGCTGCGGCGTCATCTTCCTGCTCTCGCTCTTCCGGGAGGAGACGCGGCTCACGCCGCGCAGGCTCCAGAAGGTCGCCGTCACGGCCACCCGCAACACCCTGATGATCACCTGCGCCTGCGCCTGCGCGGGCATCGTTGTGGGCATCATCAGCCTCACGGGGGGCGGCTTCAAGCTCATCAACATCCTCATGTCCTTCGTGGACGGCAATTTGCCGCTTCTGCTCGTCATGCTCATGCTCACCTGCTTCATCGTGGGCATGGGCGTGCCCACGGCCCCGGCCTACATCATCGTTTCCGTGCTGGCCGCGCCAGCCATGATCAAGCTCGGCGTGCCCATGATCGGGGCGCACATGTTCTGCCTCTATTACGCCGTGCTCTCCACCATCACGCCGCCCGTGTGCATGGCGGCCTTCTCGGCGGCGAGCATCGCGGACGCCAACGCCATGAGCACCGGCTTCACGGCGGTGAAGCTCGGGGCCATCGCCTTCATCATCCCCTTCTTTTTCGTCTACCAGCCGGAGCTCTTGTTCCAGGGCTCCTTCACTGACATAGTCATGGCGACGGTGACGGCCATCGTGGGCGTCATCGGCATGACAGCCGGGCTCCAGCGCCAGTTCCTCACGAGCTGCGGCATCGTGGAGTCGGCCCTGCTGTTCGCGGGCGGCCTGTGCTGCATCTACCCCGGCTCCCGGACAGACCTCATCGGCCTCGGGCTCATCCTCGGCATCGGCCTCTTCCAGTACTGGCGCAGACAGCCCCGCCACGGTGAGCCGGCAAGGGCGGAGTGA
- a CDS encoding outer membrane homotrimeric porin: MKRKWGKKLLGATLAAALLPLCGGAEANAIDFKIGGQWLMNFDVGQYRLLKETRNGTTRNKFTDDEFDAKQRIRLSVEAIASENLSATVQIQLGATTLGNADQGAALGADGKIVKVRWAYIDWRMPNTDLKTRMGIQYVAMPNKAGGTAIMGTRIAAILANYKINDNLGLTAMWGRPYNDNYPGEDKDGVKNYHQNYLDNLDLFALTVPITYDGFEATPWAMFGMLGKNTQWNVNAAGDPQLARYSTAGWTNYTLLPYPGVMARGDYTNSSTSKGYANLFWAGLPLGITALEPWNFELDLNYGYVGALGRYNAYKGATRPENLKRASTERQGWLAKALVEYKFDWGKPGVFGWYASGDDDNPKNGSERMPSLAAYGNFTSFLGDNPWSLGSWYDQSLDYAGTWGVGLQLKDVSFLVNDLKHTFRAAYWGGTNSPGMVKYMNNAYAWNDAWCKWDGPYLTTNDGLLEFNLLSNYKMYENFTVQMEWGYVANFIDNDTWKKAGNRNSSFQKQDSWKGQLKFVYSF; encoded by the coding sequence ATGAAGAGGAAATGGGGAAAAAAGCTGCTCGGGGCTACCCTCGCCGCGGCCTTACTGCCGCTCTGCGGGGGAGCCGAGGCCAATGCCATCGACTTCAAGATCGGCGGTCAGTGGCTGATGAATTTTGACGTGGGCCAGTACCGCCTGCTCAAGGAAACGCGCAACGGCACAACGCGCAACAAGTTCACGGATGACGAGTTCGACGCCAAGCAGCGCATCAGGCTGTCCGTGGAGGCCATCGCCTCGGAAAACCTGTCCGCCACGGTGCAGATCCAGCTTGGCGCAACGACCTTGGGCAACGCGGACCAGGGCGCGGCCCTGGGCGCGGACGGCAAGATCGTGAAAGTGCGCTGGGCCTACATAGACTGGAGGATGCCCAATACGGACCTGAAGACTCGCATGGGCATCCAGTATGTCGCAATGCCCAACAAGGCCGGTGGCACGGCCATCATGGGTACGCGCATAGCGGCCATTCTAGCCAACTACAAGATAAATGACAATCTGGGCCTCACGGCCATGTGGGGGCGCCCCTACAACGACAATTATCCCGGCGAGGACAAGGACGGCGTAAAGAACTACCACCAGAACTATCTGGACAATCTGGACCTTTTCGCCCTCACCGTGCCCATCACCTATGACGGCTTCGAGGCCACGCCCTGGGCCATGTTCGGGATGCTGGGCAAGAACACCCAGTGGAACGTCAACGCCGCGGGCGACCCGCAACTTGCGCGCTACTCAACGGCCGGCTGGACCAACTACACCCTGCTGCCCTATCCCGGCGTCATGGCGCGCGGCGACTACACCAACAGCAGTACCAGCAAGGGCTACGCCAACCTGTTCTGGGCGGGCCTGCCGCTGGGCATCACCGCGCTGGAGCCCTGGAATTTCGAGCTCGACCTCAACTACGGCTATGTGGGCGCCCTCGGCCGCTACAACGCCTACAAGGGCGCGACCCGGCCGGAAAACCTGAAACGCGCCAGCACCGAGCGCCAGGGCTGGCTCGCCAAGGCACTGGTGGAATACAAGTTTGACTGGGGCAAGCCCGGCGTTTTCGGCTGGTACGCCTCCGGCGACGACGACAATCCCAAGAACGGCTCAGAGCGGATGCCGAGCCTTGCGGCCTATGGCAATTTCACCTCCTTCCTCGGCGACAATCCCTGGTCGCTCGGCAGCTGGTACGACCAGTCGCTGGACTACGCCGGCACCTGGGGCGTGGGCCTGCAACTGAAGGATGTCTCCTTCCTCGTGAACGACCTCAAGCACACCTTCCGCGCAGCCTACTGGGGTGGTACCAACTCGCCCGGCATGGTGAAGTACATGAACAACGCCTATGCCTGGAACGACGCCTGGTGCAAGTGGGACGGGCCCTACCTTACCACCAATGACGGCCTCCTGGAGTTCAACCTGCTCAGCAACTACAAGATGTACGAGAACTTCACGGTGCAGATGGAGTGGGGCTATGTGGCCAACTTCATCGACAACGACACCTGGAAAAAGGCCGGCAACCGCAACTCCTCCTTCCAGAAGCAGGATTCGTGGAAGGGCCAGCTCAAGTTCGTCTATTCCTTCTAG
- a CDS encoding TAXI family TRAP transporter solute-binding subunit: protein MRFRKFSLAALFLALSAFALTLPGAPATAAETASLGVGTVGGTYYVIGAGLAKVVEKYIPGFTFSLESTGGGNVPTRMIQAGKLDYGLATSGPMVWNAKDGYNPELIKTYTNVRTLFPLGAQYFTYWAPATSGIKNFRDIAGKTFSGGPKTSVTSAFTPIWLKDFGLTPGKQVNAGMGELPGLMLDGIIEVAGAGHGNPSGPAVETDSVTPITILEFSDEDIDYITKHYPVFRRIMRPAGGYKNFTETKPTLAMWGFCLSGKDVSDDMAYQLTKVFFEHLEDFKAVYPPLLEMKPEDVLASPLPIHPGAVRYYKEVGVDIPENLIAK, encoded by the coding sequence ATGAGATTCAGGAAGTTTTCTCTGGCGGCACTGTTCCTCGCCCTGTCTGCCTTTGCCCTCACCCTGCCGGGAGCTCCCGCCACGGCGGCGGAAACCGCCTCCCTGGGTGTCGGCACCGTGGGCGGCACCTACTATGTCATCGGGGCCGGGCTCGCCAAGGTGGTGGAAAAATACATCCCCGGTTTCACCTTTTCCCTCGAATCCACCGGCGGCGGCAATGTGCCCACGCGCATGATCCAGGCGGGCAAGCTGGATTACGGCCTCGCCACCAGCGGTCCCATGGTCTGGAACGCCAAGGACGGCTATAACCCCGAGCTTATCAAGACCTACACCAATGTGCGCACGCTCTTCCCGCTGGGGGCCCAGTATTTCACCTACTGGGCGCCGGCGACGAGCGGCATCAAGAATTTCCGCGACATTGCGGGCAAGACCTTTTCCGGCGGCCCCAAGACCTCGGTGACCTCCGCCTTCACCCCCATCTGGCTCAAGGATTTCGGCCTCACCCCGGGCAAGCAGGTCAACGCCGGCATGGGCGAGCTGCCGGGCCTGATGCTGGACGGCATCATCGAGGTGGCAGGCGCCGGGCATGGCAATCCCAGCGGCCCGGCCGTGGAGACGGATTCCGTCACGCCCATCACCATCCTCGAATTTTCGGACGAGGACATCGACTATATCACCAAGCACTATCCGGTGTTTCGCCGGATCATGCGCCCGGCCGGAGGCTACAAGAATTTCACGGAGACCAAGCCCACTCTCGCCATGTGGGGTTTTTGCCTCTCCGGCAAGGACGTTTCCGACGACATGGCCTACCAGCTGACCAAGGTTTTCTTTGAACATCTCGAGGATTTCAAGGCGGTCTATCCGCCGCTTCTGGAAATGAAGCCCGAGGATGTGCTCGCCTCGCCGCTGCCCATCCATCCCGGCGCGGTCAGGTATTACAAGGAAGTGGGCGTGGATATTCCCGAAAACCTGATTGCCAAATAA
- a CDS encoding TIGR04076 family protein, with the protein MDKKGCNGATRRHPLKMTVVKLTRAAEMFPELPEGCIENFEPVCPRFKLGQTFHIDENGNCREDFPCAWAWNDNYAVITTMQAGGHFCQKRAGVQYTCCTDGLRPVVFKVEWFDDKDLPATEAKEGK; encoded by the coding sequence GTGGACAAGAAGGGATGCAACGGCGCGACCAGGCGCCACCCGCTCAAGATGACCGTGGTGAAGCTCACCAGGGCCGCGGAAATGTTCCCCGAGCTCCCCGAGGGCTGCATCGAGAATTTCGAGCCCGTCTGCCCGCGCTTCAAGCTGGGCCAGACTTTCCACATCGACGAAAACGGCAACTGCCGGGAGGACTTTCCCTGCGCCTGGGCCTGGAATGACAATTATGCCGTCATCACCACCATGCAGGCCGGCGGCCATTTCTGCCAGAAGCGCGCGGGCGTGCAGTACACCTGCTGCACAGACGGTCTCAGGCCCGTGGTTTTCAAGGTCGAGTGGTTTGACGACAAGGACCTGCCCGCCACGGAAGCCAAGGAGGGAAAGTAA
- a CDS encoding amidohydrolase family protein, protein MVIDFRLRPPFGGFLKVGMYADKAAADFYSRNIGMKRSASAKEESMRLLLEEMDENGIDMGLATGRIGHRKGNVPNAEIVRLLEEYPGRFMGFAGLDASDVKESLEEIERFCVDGPLKGVVLEPGAMEKPMYADDGRLYPIYAACEKAGIPVQIMIGGRAGPDRSYSHPKIISRLANDFPGVNFIVAHGCWPFVQEILGVCFYQENIYLCPDLYFFNLPGQDDYIRAGNYYLQDRFLFASAYPFTPLSCVHEFRESFKPEVRDKLLHKNAAKLLGLD, encoded by the coding sequence ATGGTAATTGACTTTCGCCTGCGGCCGCCTTTCGGCGGCTTCCTCAAGGTGGGCATGTATGCCGACAAGGCTGCCGCCGACTTTTATTCGCGCAATATCGGCATGAAAAGGTCGGCCTCGGCAAAAGAGGAATCCATGCGGCTCCTGCTCGAGGAAATGGACGAGAACGGCATCGACATGGGCTTGGCCACCGGGCGCATCGGCCACAGAAAGGGCAATGTGCCCAATGCCGAGATCGTGCGCCTGCTGGAGGAATATCCCGGCCGCTTCATGGGTTTCGCGGGCCTTGACGCAAGTGACGTCAAGGAGAGCCTTGAGGAGATCGAGCGTTTCTGCGTCGACGGGCCGCTCAAGGGCGTGGTGCTGGAGCCAGGGGCCATGGAAAAGCCCATGTACGCCGACGACGGCAGGCTCTATCCCATCTACGCGGCCTGCGAGAAGGCGGGCATCCCGGTGCAGATAATGATCGGCGGCCGCGCCGGCCCGGACAGGAGCTATTCGCACCCAAAAATCATCAGCCGGCTGGCGAATGACTTCCCCGGCGTCAACTTCATCGTGGCCCACGGCTGCTGGCCCTTTGTGCAGGAAATCCTGGGCGTCTGCTTTTATCAGGAAAACATCTATCTCTGCCCGGATCTCTACTTCTTCAACCTGCCCGGGCAGGACGACTATATCCGCGCGGGGAACTACTACCTGCAGGACCGCTTCCTTTTCGCCTCCGCCTATCCCTTCACCCCGCTCTCCTGCGTGCATGAGTTCCGGGAGAGCTTCAAGCCCGAAGTGCGGGACAAGCTGCTCCATAAAAACGCGGCCAAACTGTTGGGCCTCGATTAA
- a CDS encoding TRAP transporter permease, giving the protein MSQDKNFDVPLADGENVSLKRTFAENSRWMYLIYAITVVMALFHLAVLTLYPMEPWLFSMGHLQFGVILGFLYYAGTKKQAANVGLIDLLLIVASIAAYLYVIFELDDLLEREGAFTENYDLLFGILMCLVVLELTRRTAGMILTGLLLLAMAYCYFGPWLPGPLAHRGYSFERIISYMFSTFGIFNAPLNSTARFVYLFVLFGAFLEFSGAATFFMNLSYAVAGGTRGGPAKVAVVSSGLLGMMSGAATANVVTTGTMTIPLMIRTGYNPYFAGAVEATASTGGQIVPPVMGAAVFLMAQMMNVSYTTILVAAIIPAILYYASLLFSVDFEAQKTGLFGLSRDQLPPWSLVRSQAYLGLPIIVLVACLVVINTSVVLAGIVALASVVLIGMIHLHQETGHFFELKRFLNAVRDGGTNCIQITATTAAAGIIIGALTLTGLGVKISSLVLLASGGNLFLCLFFTMCVTIVLGMGMPTIAAYAIPAAVVVPALVDLNVPLLNAHLFVLYFAALSSITPPVALASFAAAAIAKCNPFKLGLLGVRLALPAFIIPYMFVYGPELTMSGPILNIIISAVTAIVGVWALSVAIIGYFRANLSPLMRILFFVGSLCMMHPDTLTDLGGIAFLGALVGWQFYRTRGKAPLPPQP; this is encoded by the coding sequence ATGAGCCAGGACAAGAATTTCGACGTGCCTTTGGCAGATGGCGAAAACGTCTCGCTGAAGCGGACATTCGCGGAAAATTCCCGGTGGATGTACCTCATTTACGCCATCACCGTGGTCATGGCGCTGTTCCACCTGGCCGTCCTTACCCTCTATCCCATGGAACCCTGGCTCTTTTCCATGGGGCATCTCCAGTTCGGCGTGATCCTGGGCTTTCTCTATTATGCGGGCACGAAGAAGCAGGCCGCCAATGTGGGCCTCATCGACCTTTTGCTCATTGTCGCCAGCATCGCCGCCTACCTGTACGTCATCTTCGAGCTGGACGACCTGCTGGAACGCGAAGGCGCGTTTACGGAAAACTACGACCTGCTTTTCGGCATCCTCATGTGCCTCGTGGTGCTCGAGCTCACGCGGCGCACGGCCGGCATGATTCTCACCGGCCTGCTCCTCCTGGCCATGGCCTACTGCTATTTCGGCCCGTGGCTGCCGGGGCCGCTGGCGCACCGGGGCTATTCCTTCGAGCGCATCATCAGCTACATGTTCAGCACCTTCGGCATCTTCAACGCGCCGCTCAATTCCACGGCGCGCTTCGTCTACCTGTTCGTGCTGTTCGGGGCCTTTCTGGAGTTTTCCGGCGCGGCCACCTTCTTCATGAACCTTTCCTACGCCGTGGCCGGGGGCACGCGCGGCGGCCCGGCCAAGGTGGCCGTGGTTTCCAGCGGCCTTCTGGGCATGATGAGCGGCGCGGCCACGGCCAACGTGGTGACAACCGGCACCATGACCATCCCGCTCATGATCCGCACCGGCTACAATCCCTATTTTGCGGGCGCGGTGGAGGCCACGGCTTCCACCGGCGGCCAGATCGTGCCACCAGTCATGGGGGCGGCCGTGTTCCTCATGGCGCAGATGATGAACGTCAGCTACACGACCATCCTCGTGGCGGCCATCATCCCCGCTATCCTCTACTATGCGAGCCTGCTCTTCTCCGTGGACTTCGAGGCGCAGAAAACCGGGCTCTTCGGCCTTTCCCGCGACCAGCTCCCTCCGTGGAGCCTGGTGCGCAGCCAGGCCTATCTCGGCCTTCCCATCATCGTGCTCGTGGCGTGCCTTGTGGTCATCAACACCTCGGTTGTGCTCGCGGGCATCGTGGCGCTTGCGAGCGTGGTGCTCATCGGCATGATCCATCTCCATCAGGAGACCGGGCACTTCTTCGAGCTGAAACGCTTTCTCAACGCCGTAAGGGACGGCGGCACCAACTGCATCCAGATCACGGCCACCACGGCGGCGGCCGGCATCATCATCGGCGCGCTCACGCTCACGGGCCTGGGGGTAAAGATTTCCAGCCTGGTCCTGCTGGCCTCGGGCGGGAACCTCTTCCTCTGCCTCTTCTTCACCATGTGCGTCACCATCGTCCTCGGCATGGGGATGCCGACCATCGCGGCATACGCCATCCCGGCCGCCGTGGTGGTGCCCGCGCTCGTGGACCTCAATGTGCCGCTCCTCAACGCGCATCTGTTCGTGCTCTATTTCGCGGCGCTTTCCTCCATCACGCCGCCGGTGGCCCTGGCCTCCTTCGCCGCGGCGGCCATCGCCAAGTGCAACCCCTTCAAGCTCGGCCTTCTGGGGGTGCGCCTCGCGCTCCCGGCCTTCATCATCCCCTACATGTTCGTGTACGGCCCGGAACTCACCATGTCCGGGCCCATCCTCAACATCATCATCAGCGCGGTAACGGCCATCGTCGGCGTCTGGGCGCTTTCCGTGGCTATCATCGGCTATTTCCGGGCCAACCTGTCCCCCCTCATGCGCATCCTGTTCTTCGTGGGCTCGCTGTGCATGATGCACCCCGACACGCTCACCGACCTCGGCGGCATCGCCTTCCTCGGGGCGCTCGTGGGCTGGCAATTTTACAGGACGCGCGGCAAGGCCCCCCTCCCCCCTCAACCTTAG